A window of Candidatus Hydrogenedentota bacterium contains these coding sequences:
- a CDS encoding nucleotidyl transferase AbiEii/AbiGii toxin family protein, with the protein MREVARWSREDRRDLFRETAVEMGAHPAIVEKDFWVCLVLDYLFADSPWKERLSFKGGTSLSKAFAAIERFSEDIDLVLDWRILGYTDTEPLAARSATQQARFGKLANQRAADFLMHTVAPTLGAELSERVAEPMRVYAEGENVRIRYPRAFALDAIQPEIQLEIGPIAAWLPHSQRPIRPYAAEHFPNAFKQQYTSVRTIDAERTFWEKATILHQEAHRTAEKRLPPRYSRHYYDLYRMTLLPLCDAALERTDLLRDVVEFKKHFYRAPWANYDSARPGSLRLLPQPHHRKALLEDYLKMRAMLFGAIPSFEMIEQGLTALENRINRH; encoded by the coding sequence ATGCGTGAGGTGGCGCGGTGGTCACGTGAAGACCGGCGCGACCTTTTTCGCGAAACCGCCGTAGAGATGGGCGCGCATCCCGCAATCGTCGAGAAGGACTTCTGGGTTTGCCTGGTGCTGGATTACCTCTTCGCGGACAGCCCCTGGAAGGAGCGGCTATCCTTCAAAGGCGGGACAAGTCTTTCCAAAGCCTTCGCCGCGATCGAACGCTTCTCCGAAGATATTGACCTGGTTCTCGATTGGCGCATTTTGGGTTATACCGATACCGAACCGCTCGCCGCGCGCAGCGCCACCCAGCAGGCTCGCTTTGGGAAGCTGGCCAATCAGCGGGCGGCGGATTTTCTCATGCATACCGTCGCTCCAACCCTGGGCGCCGAACTGTCAGAACGCGTCGCGGAACCCATGCGGGTATATGCGGAAGGAGAGAATGTTCGAATTCGTTATCCCCGCGCGTTCGCGCTGGATGCCATCCAACCCGAAATCCAGCTGGAAATCGGCCCCATTGCGGCATGGTTGCCACATTCCCAACGCCCGATTCGGCCCTACGCGGCGGAGCACTTTCCAAACGCCTTCAAGCAACAGTACACCTCCGTGCGAACGATCGACGCCGAGCGCACCTTCTGGGAAAAGGCCACCATTCTTCATCAGGAAGCCCACCGCACGGCGGAAAAGCGGCTGCCCCCACGCTATTCTCGCCACTACTACGACCTGTATAGAATGACGCTGCTGCCGTTGTGTGACGCGGCGCTGGAGCGCACAGATCTACTGCGGGATGTGGTGGAATTCAAGAAACACTTCTATCGCGCGCCGTGGGCCAACTACGACTCAGCTCGCCCCGGGAGTCTGCGGTTGTTGCCCCAGCCACATCATCGCAAGGCGCTTCTGGAAGACTACCTCAAGATGCGCGCCATGCTCTTCGGAGCAATCCCCAGCTTCGAGATGATCGAACAGGGGCTCACCGCCCTGGAAAACCGGATCAATCGTCATTAA
- a CDS encoding type II toxin-antitoxin system RelE/ParE family toxin, producing the protein MYRRLKFSSAARQDLVAIQATSRRLFGPEQAVRYKLLIAQALRDIDDEPERPDSQARPVLGERFRSYRVELSRKRSGTGVKRSHHIIVYVSLSGDFVGVSRILHDAMLMEQHIPESHLYGDEAFLSDEEE; encoded by the coding sequence GTGTATCGGCGACTGAAATTCAGTAGCGCGGCCAGACAGGACTTGGTCGCCATACAGGCCACTTCGCGCAGACTATTTGGCCCGGAACAAGCGGTTCGCTACAAATTATTGATTGCACAAGCACTAAGAGATATCGACGACGAACCCGAGCGACCGGATAGCCAAGCGCGGCCCGTGCTTGGTGAGAGGTTTCGATCATATCGCGTAGAACTGAGCCGAAAGCGCAGTGGGACTGGGGTTAAGCGTTCACACCATATTATCGTATACGTTTCGCTGTCTGGAGACTTCGTTGGTGTCAGCCGCATCCTTCACGACGCAATGCTTATGGAGCAACACATCCCGGAGAGTCACCTATACGGCGATGAGGCATTTCTTTCAGACGAGGAGGAATGA
- a CDS encoding DUF1501 domain-containing protein → MARMAVAQEMNRRVFLKRAGLGFGALTGLIAGAGPVQAAPAPHFAPRAKRVIYLFQSGGPSQFELFDHKPALARYHKTELPAEIRMGQRLTGMTADQSAFPVAQSIFQFSRHGESGQVISELLPHTAGIADDLCIIRSVHTDAINHDPAITYCQTGSQLPGRPSMGTWVAYGLGSANQDLPTFMVLISHGTGRLADQPLYDKLWASGALPGQYQGVKLRSAEDPVLYLSNPAGCSRDSERETLGHLRALNMERHAAVGDPEILTRIEQYELAFRMQSAVPDLTDISDEPRHVLEMYGPDIHKPGTYARNCLLARRMAERDVRFIQLYHMGWDQHDNLPSHLPRQCQDTDQPSAALVSDLKQRGLLDDTLIVWGGEFGRTTYCQGPLTADNYGRDHHPRCFSVWLAGGGIRGGLTWGQTDDFGYNIVENPVPVNDLNATILHCLGLDHRRLTVKHQGLDVRLTGVEEQHPVMGILA, encoded by the coding sequence ATGGCCCGAATGGCTGTGGCGCAGGAAATGAACCGCCGCGTGTTTCTCAAACGCGCGGGACTCGGCTTCGGCGCGCTGACCGGCCTGATCGCCGGCGCGGGTCCAGTGCAGGCCGCGCCCGCGCCCCACTTCGCGCCCCGCGCGAAGCGCGTGATCTATCTGTTTCAATCCGGCGGCCCCTCACAGTTCGAGCTCTTTGACCACAAGCCGGCGCTCGCAAGATATCACAAGACGGAACTGCCCGCTGAAATCCGGATGGGGCAGCGCCTCACGGGGATGACCGCGGATCAGAGCGCGTTTCCCGTGGCGCAATCGATCTTTCAGTTCAGCCGCCATGGCGAGAGCGGCCAAGTCATCAGCGAGTTGCTTCCCCACACCGCAGGCATCGCCGATGACCTTTGCATCATACGGAGCGTGCATACGGACGCGATCAACCATGACCCGGCCATCACCTATTGTCAGACGGGCTCCCAGCTTCCGGGGCGGCCCAGCATGGGCACGTGGGTGGCGTATGGACTCGGCAGCGCGAACCAGGATCTCCCGACATTCATGGTGCTTATCAGCCATGGCACGGGACGCCTGGCCGATCAGCCGCTGTACGACAAACTGTGGGCAAGCGGGGCGCTGCCCGGCCAGTATCAGGGGGTGAAATTGCGCAGCGCGGAAGATCCCGTGCTCTACCTGAGCAATCCGGCCGGTTGCAGCCGCGACAGCGAGCGGGAGACCCTGGGGCATCTCCGCGCGCTCAATATGGAACGGCACGCCGCCGTGGGCGATCCCGAGATTCTGACGCGAATCGAGCAATACGAACTCGCATTCCGCATGCAGAGCGCGGTACCCGATCTCACCGATATCTCGGACGAACCCCGGCACGTGCTGGAGATGTACGGGCCGGATATACATAAACCCGGCACGTACGCGCGGAATTGTCTCCTGGCGCGCCGGATGGCGGAGCGCGATGTGCGCTTCATCCAGCTGTACCACATGGGCTGGGACCAGCACGACAACCTGCCGAGCCACCTGCCCCGGCAATGCCAGGACACGGACCAGCCTTCCGCCGCGCTGGTCAGCGACCTCAAGCAGCGCGGATTGCTCGACGACACGCTCATCGTGTGGGGCGGCGAGTTCGGGCGCACCACGTACTGCCAGGGCCCTCTCACCGCAGATAATTATGGCCGCGATCACCATCCCCGCTGCTTCAGCGTCTGGCTCGCGGGCGGCGGCATTCGCGGCGGGCTCACCTGGGGGCAGACCGACGACTTTGGCTACAACATCGTCGAGAACCCGGTTCCGGTGAATGATCTCAACGCGACCATACTGCATTGCCTCGGTCTCGACCACCGCCGCCTGACCGTCAAACACCAGGGCCTGGACGTCCGCCTCACGGGCGTGGAAGAGCAGCACCCGGTTATGGGGATTCTTGCGTAG
- a CDS encoding metal ABC transporter permease, whose protein sequence is MPDDLLVLFEVFPYAIAAGLIISTVCALLGVFVVLKRVVFIGITLSQTAAAGIALAFLLGLPSMLGAGVLTMLTVVMLAIPYESRRVPRDAALGAAFLFSSALSILIVSKSGFGLAEVQALLYGDLIVTSARDFRNVMWFLAPVLVVFLAFLRPIYCVFLDRDQAVVLGLRAGVWELLFFCLLGLATSGASKVGGALLVFSYLTVPAMIGLMHASRLSSVMAVSVAVALLATIAGIYVSYITDLPTNQVIIVLQCLMLVAGVLVRAALPFAWRVRTSWPRAR, encoded by the coding sequence ATGCCTGACGACTTGCTTGTGCTCTTTGAGGTCTTTCCCTACGCCATCGCCGCCGGACTGATCATCTCAACGGTCTGCGCGCTCCTGGGGGTCTTCGTGGTGCTGAAGCGGGTCGTCTTCATCGGAATTACGTTGTCGCAAACAGCCGCCGCGGGCATAGCCCTTGCCTTCCTGCTGGGCCTGCCTTCTATGTTGGGCGCAGGCGTGCTCACCATGCTGACCGTTGTTATGCTTGCTATTCCCTACGAATCGCGACGCGTACCACGGGACGCCGCGCTGGGGGCCGCTTTCCTGTTTTCATCGGCGCTCAGCATTCTCATCGTGTCTAAGAGCGGATTCGGTTTGGCGGAGGTACAGGCGCTACTTTACGGGGACCTCATCGTGACCAGCGCGCGCGATTTCCGCAATGTCATGTGGTTCCTGGCGCCGGTGCTCGTTGTGTTCCTCGCCTTCTTGCGACCGATCTATTGCGTCTTCCTCGACCGCGACCAGGCGGTAGTTCTCGGTCTTCGCGCGGGCGTATGGGAGTTACTCTTTTTCTGCCTGCTCGGCCTTGCGACCTCCGGCGCCTCGAAGGTGGGCGGCGCGCTGCTCGTGTTCAGCTACCTCACCGTACCCGCCATGATTGGCCTCATGCACGCCTCCCGGCTTTCCTCAGTCATGGCCGTCAGCGTCGCCGTGGCGTTGCTGGCCACGATAGCAGGTATCTACGTGTCCTATATTACAGATCTTCCTACAAACCAGGTTATCATCGTGCTCCAGTGCCTCATGCTGGTGGCGGGGGTCCTGGTCCGGGCGGCTCTTCCCTTCGCGTGGCGTGTGCGAACGTCATGGCCGCGCGCGCGCTGA
- a CDS encoding ATP-binding cassette domain-containing protein, with amino-acid sequence MLDNIDLDIPEGAFLPFVGPNGGGKTTLLRSILGFVKPEHGEIGFGRPEIKLGYVPQQKSIDPLFPVSLRQIVTMGLYRELGYWRRPDKTHRAFVSAQLEEMGLAEHEHKNYRELSGGMKQKALIARALVSGADVLILDEPTSELDTPSERDIIHQLLRLCREQGKTVLIACHGIQMALSVADRVCLVERSQAQIVPTAVACHFTAANLHFEMPPAEPRVQGADHA; translated from the coding sequence GTGTTGGATAATATTGACCTGGACATACCGGAAGGGGCGTTCCTGCCCTTCGTGGGCCCCAACGGTGGCGGGAAGACTACGCTCCTCCGGAGCATTCTCGGTTTCGTCAAGCCCGAGCACGGCGAAATCGGCTTCGGTAGGCCCGAGATCAAGCTCGGGTACGTGCCTCAGCAAAAGTCTATCGATCCGCTCTTTCCGGTGTCATTGCGACAGATTGTCACTATGGGCCTGTATCGTGAACTCGGCTATTGGCGCCGCCCCGACAAGACCCACAGGGCGTTTGTATCGGCGCAGTTGGAGGAAATGGGCCTGGCGGAACACGAGCACAAAAACTACCGCGAACTTTCCGGCGGCATGAAGCAAAAAGCGCTGATTGCCCGCGCCCTGGTTTCCGGGGCGGATGTGCTCATCCTCGACGAGCCGACGTCAGAACTGGATACGCCGTCCGAGCGGGACATCATCCATCAACTCCTCCGGCTCTGCAGGGAGCAGGGGAAGACTGTGCTGATCGCCTGCCACGGGATCCAGATGGCCCTTAGCGTGGCTGATCGCGTCTGCCTCGTCGAGCGCTCGCAGGCCCAGATCGTGCCGACGGCCGTAGCCTGCCATTTTACGGCAGCCAATCTCCACTTCGAAATGCCCCCCGCCGAACCGAGGGTGCAGGGGGCCGACCATGCCTGA
- a CDS encoding zinc ABC transporter substrate-binding protein translates to MRLTKPSAVHSWLLAFSILALALNASAQLRIVTTTTDLKSLAEAVGGELVTVTSLGTGKEDIHQLAAKPSYMVAANKADLWIRQGLELEIGFEPLILEGARNPDIQIGRRGHLEASIGVRVRDVPTVPVDRSLGDVHPMGDPHVQSDPLNGRIMAKNIRDRLADLDPANADTYTANLAEFYAQLDTAMFGEALVREFSGEVLWAQQQGGALDAFLKERGREAGGWLAHMAPHRGARLVTYHRSWGYFADRFGLEVIGELEPKPGIPPTARHLAQLVERMQALGCKVVLMEPYYSQKAPQLVAARTGAEVVAVGNMVGSEPAASGYIAMIDNIVKQLSQAFSEVY, encoded by the coding sequence ATGCGACTTACTAAGCCGTCTGCGGTCCATTCTTGGCTGCTGGCATTTTCGATTCTGGCGTTGGCGCTGAACGCCTCGGCGCAGCTCCGCATCGTTACCACCACCACCGACCTCAAGTCCCTTGCGGAAGCCGTCGGCGGGGAACTCGTCACCGTAACCTCGCTGGGGACGGGCAAGGAGGACATTCACCAATTGGCGGCGAAGCCGAGCTATATGGTTGCGGCAAACAAGGCGGATCTTTGGATCCGCCAGGGCCTCGAACTCGAAATCGGCTTCGAACCGTTAATACTGGAGGGCGCGCGAAACCCGGATATCCAAATCGGGCGCCGGGGACATTTGGAAGCGTCTATTGGCGTGCGGGTGCGGGACGTTCCGACCGTGCCCGTGGACCGCTCCCTCGGCGATGTCCATCCGATGGGCGATCCCCATGTGCAATCGGACCCTCTCAACGGGCGGATCATGGCGAAGAACATCCGCGATCGGCTGGCCGACCTGGATCCCGCGAACGCGGACACGTACACCGCCAACCTCGCCGAGTTCTATGCGCAACTCGACACGGCGATGTTTGGCGAGGCATTGGTTCGGGAATTCTCCGGCGAAGTACTGTGGGCGCAGCAGCAAGGCGGCGCCTTGGACGCCTTCCTGAAGGAACGTGGCCGCGAAGCCGGCGGGTGGTTGGCGCATATGGCGCCCCACCGGGGGGCGCGGCTGGTGACCTACCACCGAAGCTGGGGCTATTTTGCGGACCGCTTCGGGCTGGAGGTCATCGGCGAACTCGAGCCGAAGCCCGGAATCCCCCCCACGGCGCGGCACCTGGCGCAACTGGTAGAACGCATGCAGGCGCTCGGTTGCAAAGTCGTTCTCATGGAACCGTATTATAGCCAGAAGGCTCCCCAACTTGTTGCCGCCCGTACTGGCGCGGAGGTGGTCGCGGTTGGCAACATGGTGGGATCGGAACCCGCGGCGTCCGGCTACATCGCGATGATAGATAACATCGTCAAGCAACTGTCGCAGGCATTTTCGGAAGTATATTAA
- a CDS encoding DUF1553 domain-containing protein encodes MMRCRIVVAGLLLAGPGWAEVGVDFRREVQPVLAAHCFECHGPDAASRKAGLRLDTEDGARAALTGAPSEFLRRILSTDPDVQMPPPGPARHPLSSEQVRLLERWVAEGAPWASHWAFEAVARPEAPPAGAWARNEIDAFILRRLEREGLRPAPEAPREKLLRRLSFDLTGLPPSPGEIDAFLADTSPEAYERAVGRMLASPRYGERMAMHWLDAARFADTNGFQGDFQRFMWPWRDWVIDQFNQNRRFDEFLVEQIAGDLLPDATKMQRVATGFLRNGRSVTEGGSIEEEWRVESIVERVETVGAVFLGLTTGCARCHDHKYDPFSQREFFQFYAFLNSTAEKGVYLERRGNTGPLVLFPEPEHEEKIAALEQQVEASREALRKATEEKEIPFDDWLARLAETPRGAEHDHLSLRARLHGPELSPIGPATALASAPSLGQGHRFTKDQAFSVSAWVRPDGEGALWSQMEGTPGQRGFDSIITDDLRVVAHLASAGADNGLRMLSHPSLAWGAWAHIAVTYDGSGRASGVGIYVNGKPAHWVMQYDTLKDEIATDAPLLLGRHADGAALPGAMADFRVYNTALGWDEVRGEMEQALAGAAQAPMVEAQRTALAEYYTHRNVFWTDLEQRQLEAAEYNKLAYLETEVPSVMVLEELAAPRPTYLLRRGAYDNPDTSEALQPATPAFLHPFPEGAPANRLGLAQWLVAPENPLTARVTVNRLWQGFFGGALVNTPGDFGKQSEPPSHPELLDWLASEFVESGWDVKALQKRIVMSATYRQDSAVSAELLQRDPENRLLARGPRYRMPAEFIRDNALAVSGLLTPTIGGPSIMTYQPEGLWDDLASLLKGLYKQATGPDLYRRSLYTFRKRTVPHPTLASFDAPTFEQCAVKRARTNTPLQALALMNDVTYVEAARRLAGRILREGGEAPAERLRYGFRLTTGRWPNAREEAILGDALNSYSARFQGSPEDAKAFLQHGESPVDETLDPVELASYMGFARVLLNLDETITLE; translated from the coding sequence ATGATGCGTTGCCGTATTGTTGTCGCCGGATTGCTTCTGGCCGGGCCGGGGTGGGCCGAGGTTGGGGTGGACTTCCGCCGCGAGGTTCAACCTGTCCTGGCGGCGCATTGCTTCGAGTGCCATGGCCCCGATGCGGCATCTCGAAAGGCCGGGCTGCGGCTCGATACGGAGGACGGGGCGCGGGCTGCGCTCACCGGGGCGCCTTCAGAGTTTCTCCGCCGGATCCTTTCCACCGATCCGGATGTTCAAATGCCGCCGCCGGGTCCCGCGCGCCATCCGCTTTCGTCGGAGCAGGTGCGCCTCCTGGAGCGGTGGGTGGCGGAGGGCGCGCCCTGGGCCTCGCACTGGGCCTTCGAGGCGGTCGCGCGACCCGAGGCGCCGCCGGCGGGCGCGTGGGCCCGCAACGAGATTGATGCGTTTATCCTGCGGCGGCTTGAGCGCGAAGGGTTGCGGCCCGCGCCGGAAGCCCCGCGGGAGAAGCTCCTGCGCCGGCTCAGCTTCGACCTTACGGGGCTCCCGCCGTCCCCCGGCGAGATCGATGCGTTCCTCGCGGACACGTCACCGGAGGCCTATGAACGGGCTGTTGGCCGAATGCTCGCGTCTCCCCGCTATGGCGAGCGCATGGCCATGCATTGGCTGGACGCGGCGCGGTTTGCCGACACGAACGGCTTCCAGGGCGACTTTCAGCGGTTCATGTGGCCCTGGCGCGACTGGGTCATTGACCAGTTTAATCAGAACCGCCGCTTCGACGAGTTCCTTGTGGAGCAAATCGCGGGCGATCTGCTTCCGGACGCGACCAAGATGCAGCGCGTGGCCACGGGCTTCCTTCGAAATGGCCGATCGGTGACGGAAGGGGGATCGATAGAAGAAGAGTGGCGCGTCGAGAGTATTGTGGAGCGCGTGGAAACGGTCGGGGCGGTTTTTCTCGGGCTGACCACCGGTTGCGCGCGCTGCCATGATCACAAATACGACCCGTTCAGCCAGCGCGAGTTCTTTCAGTTCTATGCGTTCCTCAACAGCACCGCGGAAAAGGGCGTGTACCTCGAACGCCGCGGCAACACCGGCCCCCTCGTGCTGTTTCCGGAACCGGAGCACGAGGAGAAGATCGCGGCGCTGGAGCAGCAAGTGGAAGCGAGCCGCGAGGCCCTGCGAAAAGCGACTGAGGAAAAGGAAATCCCCTTCGACGACTGGCTGGCGCGGCTTGCGGAAACGCCGCGCGGGGCGGAACACGACCACCTGTCGCTGCGCGCACGGCTCCACGGCCCGGAGCTATCCCCCATCGGGCCGGCCACCGCGCTCGCGAGTGCGCCCAGCCTGGGCCAGGGCCACCGTTTCACGAAGGATCAGGCGTTCAGCGTGTCGGCCTGGGTGCGACCGGATGGCGAAGGGGCGCTCTGGAGCCAGATGGAAGGGACGCCGGGCCAGCGCGGCTTCGACAGCATCATCACGGATGACCTGCGCGTCGTGGCGCATCTGGCGAGCGCGGGAGCGGACAACGGCCTGCGTATGCTCTCTCATCCCTCTCTGGCCTGGGGGGCGTGGGCCCACATCGCGGTCACCTACGACGGTTCCGGTCGCGCTTCCGGCGTCGGGATCTACGTCAACGGCAAGCCGGCGCACTGGGTGATGCAATACGACACGCTTAAGGACGAAATCGCGACCGATGCGCCGCTGTTGCTGGGCCGGCATGCCGATGGGGCCGCGCTGCCCGGGGCGATGGCTGATTTTCGCGTGTACAACACGGCCCTGGGCTGGGACGAGGTCCGCGGCGAAATGGAGCAGGCGCTCGCCGGCGCGGCGCAGGCTCCGATGGTCGAAGCGCAGCGCACCGCATTGGCGGAATACTACACGCACCGCAATGTCTTCTGGACGGACCTGGAGCAGCGCCAGCTGGAGGCCGCGGAGTACAACAAACTCGCCTACCTCGAAACGGAAGTCCCCTCGGTGATGGTGCTGGAGGAACTGGCGGCGCCGCGCCCGACCTACCTCCTTCGGCGCGGCGCGTATGACAATCCGGACACCAGCGAGGCGCTTCAGCCGGCGACTCCGGCGTTTCTTCATCCGTTTCCGGAGGGCGCGCCGGCAAACCGCCTGGGCCTCGCCCAATGGCTCGTGGCCCCGGAGAATCCGCTTACGGCGCGCGTGACCGTCAACCGGCTCTGGCAGGGTTTCTTCGGCGGCGCGCTGGTCAATACGCCGGGCGACTTTGGCAAGCAGTCCGAGCCTCCCTCCCACCCCGAATTGCTGGACTGGCTCGCGTCGGAATTCGTCGAGAGCGGCTGGGATGTTAAGGCGCTCCAGAAGCGGATCGTGATGAGCGCAACGTACCGGCAGGATTCGGCGGTATCGGCGGAGCTTCTCCAGCGCGACCCGGAGAACCGGCTGCTCGCGCGCGGTCCACGCTACCGCATGCCGGCCGAATTCATCCGCGACAACGCCCTGGCGGTCAGCGGCCTGCTGACCCCGACGATCGGCGGTCCCTCGATTATGACCTATCAGCCGGAAGGCCTGTGGGACGACCTGGCCAGCCTCCTGAAGGGCCTGTACAAGCAGGCCACAGGGCCCGACCTGTACCGGCGCAGCCTGTATACGTTCCGCAAGCGCACCGTGCCGCACCCCACCCTGGCGAGTTTCGACGCGCCCACGTTTGAACAGTGCGCGGTGAAACGGGCGCGAACCAACACCCCGTTGCAGGCGCTGGCGCTGATGAACGATGTGACGTATGTGGAAGCCGCCCGGCGCCTGGCGGGCCGCATCCTCCGGGAGGGGGGCGAGGCGCCCGCCGAACGCCTACGCTATGGCTTTCGCCTGACCACGGGCCGCTGGCCGAACGCGCGGGAGGAGGCGATCCTGGGCGACGCCTTGAACAGCTACAGCGCCCGCTTCCAGGGCTCCCCCGAAGACGCGAAGGCATTCTTACAGCATGGAGAATCGCCCGTGGATGAGACGCTGGACCCCGTGGAGCTGGCGTCGTACATGGGGTTCGCCCGCGTGCTGCTGAACCTGGACGAAACGATTACCCTGGAATGA
- a CDS encoding IS3 family transposase (programmed frameshift), whose amino-acid sequence MAQKRKNHSQEFKAKVALEAVKGVHTLSELASRYKVHSTQIAQWKKQLLENAPHCFERGRSGGVVDAEALTAPLYQEIGRLKMEVDFLQKKILSAPASERRGWVNHTHPGLSISRQCALLGVSRSSVYYTPNRSESEENLALMRLIDEEYLRRPFYGVPRITHWLNSQGWEVNHKRVARLMRLMGLQATLPGPHTSKPHPEHTIYPYLLRNLVISVPDAVWCADITYIPMYRGFMYLVAVMDWFSRYVLTWELSNTLEASFCTHALERALEGACPAIFNTDQGSQFTSAEFTGALLGRDIRISMDGRGRALDNVFIERLWRSVKYEDIYLREYADGRALHEGLSAYFQFYNHERPHDGLGKRTPAYVYQNG is encoded by the exons ATGGCTCAGAAGCGCAAGAATCACTCCCAGGAGTTCAAGGCGAAGGTGGCGCTGGAGGCGGTGAAGGGGGTGCACACGTTGAGCGAGCTGGCGTCGCGATACAAGGTGCATTCTACACAGATAGCGCAGTGGAAGAAGCAACTGCTTGAGAACGCTCCGCATTGCTTCGAGCGCGGGCGTTCGGGGGGTGTTGTGGACGCGGAGGCGCTGACCGCGCCTTTGTATCAGGAAATTGGCCGTTTGAAGATGGAGGTCGACTTCCTCCAAAAAA AAATACTGAGCGCACCCGCATCTGAGCGTCGCGGCTGGGTCAACCACACGCACCCCGGCTTGTCGATTTCGCGGCAGTGCGCATTGCTTGGCGTATCACGTTCGAGCGTGTACTACACCCCCAATAGAAGCGAATCCGAAGAGAATCTGGCCCTGATGCGGCTCATCGACGAGGAATATCTCCGGCGCCCCTTCTACGGCGTCCCGCGCATAACACACTGGCTCAACAGCCAGGGCTGGGAAGTTAACCACAAGCGCGTGGCGCGGCTCATGCGGCTCATGGGGCTGCAGGCCACACTGCCCGGCCCGCACACGAGCAAGCCGCACCCGGAGCACACGATCTACCCATATTTACTGCGGAATCTCGTCATATCCGTGCCCGACGCGGTGTGGTGCGCCGACATCACGTACATTCCGATGTACAGAGGCTTCATGTACCTCGTGGCGGTCATGGACTGGTTCAGCCGCTACGTGCTGACGTGGGAGCTCTCCAACACACTGGAGGCCAGCTTCTGCACGCACGCGCTGGAGCGGGCCCTGGAGGGCGCCTGTCCGGCCATCTTCAACACGGACCAGGGCAGCCAGTTCACGAGCGCGGAATTCACCGGCGCGCTGCTGGGGCGGGACATACGCATCAGCATGGACGGACGCGGACGGGCGCTGGACAATGTGTTCATCGAGCGGCTCTGGCGAAGCGTAAAGTACGAGGACATCTACCTGCGCGAATATGCCGACGGCCGCGCGCTGCACGAAGGACTGTCGGCGTACTTCCAATTCTACAACCACGAACGCCCTCACGACGGGCTGGGCAAGCGGACACCGGCCTATGTCTACCAGAATGGCTGA
- a CDS encoding type II toxin-antitoxin system ParD family antitoxin, producing the protein MAVEHLDLPEHEREYVRRCVSEGRYGNEREVVLAGLHLLERQEATERAKLERFRAEVQKGMDDLENGRYTEVNSDEELDAFLDGIDREAEEIVENERQRVSATEIQ; encoded by the coding sequence ATGGCGGTAGAACACTTGGATTTGCCCGAGCACGAAAGGGAATATGTCCGCCGTTGCGTATCGGAAGGCCGCTACGGCAACGAGCGGGAGGTGGTGCTGGCGGGCCTGCATCTGCTCGAACGACAGGAGGCGACCGAGCGCGCGAAGCTGGAACGTTTCCGCGCGGAGGTGCAGAAGGGCATGGACGACCTGGAGAACGGGAGGTACACCGAGGTCAACAGTGATGAGGAACTGGACGCGTTCTTGGATGGGATCGACCGGGAAGCCGAGGAAATCGTAGAGAACGAGCGTCAACGTGTATCGGCGACTGAAATTCAGTAG